The Mesorhizobium loti DNA segment CCAGTTCGCGGTCGACATAGGCAGAGACCGCCTCGGCTGCGAGGAAGGATTTGCTGCGACGGGTATCGGCGGCGATCCTTTCAAGCTTCAGCTTGGTTTCGGACGAGACGCGAATTGTCATGGTGGTGCTGGTCGTCATGGTGAAAGCCTTGTGCTGAGTTGTGTACAACATAGGCCAGCAAACGAACGCCAACAAGGATTTGTGCATCCTCGTTGCCGATACATTACCAAAGTTTCATGTGTCGGAAATGGCGCTGTAATGTGCGCCTCTCTAATTCTCTCTCCTCGAGGATGCCGATCAAGCTGCGTCCGTCTGAAAGAGGATAAGAGACCCATGAATATTGCCCCCAATTCATATTCCCGCACCCGCAAGCGTCTTCTGGCCGCCGCCGCTTCCGTCGCCGTCGCCGGCGCGATCGGCGTTGGCGCGCTGACCAGCGGAACCAGCCCTGTTCTGGCCGATGCCGTGCGTGTCGAGGCGCCACAGGTGCAAGGCTTCGCCGATGTCGTCGAACGCGTTTCGCCGGCCGTGGTCAGCGTCAAGGTGAAGGCAAAGATCCAGCCGACCGCCGATGATGGCTCCGATGACCAGGACGGCTTCGACAATCTTCCCAACAATCCGCAACTGCGCCGCTTCTTCAAGGAGTTCCGTGGCTTTGGCGACCAGAACGGTCAGAATGACGACGGTCATCGCCGCTTCGGTCACCGCGACCGCAGCAACAACGACCAGCCGCGCCCGGTGGCGCAGGGTTCCGGCTTCTTCATTTCCGAGGACGGCTACCTCGTCACCAACAATCACGTAGTCGAGGAAGGCACCGCTTTCACCGTAGTGACCAGTGACGGCAAGGAACTCGACGCCAAGCTTGTCGGCACCGATCCGCGCACCGACCTCGCCGTGCTCAAGGTCGATGGCGGTGGCAAGTTCACCTATGTCGATTTCGCCGACGATTCCAAGGTTCGCGTCGGCGACTGGGTCGTGGCCGTCGGCAACCCGTTCGGTCTCGGCGGCACCGTCACTGCCGGTATCGTCTCGGCGCGTGGCCGCGACATCGGCGCCGGCCCCTATGACGATTTCCTCCAGATCGACGCCTCGGTCAACCGCGGCAATTCGGGCGGCCCGACCTTCAACCTCAACGGCCAGGTGGTCGGCATCAACACGGCGATCTTCTCGCCCTCGGGCGGCAGTGTCGGTATAGCCTTCGACATTCCTGCCTCGACCGCCAAGCAGGTCGTCGAGGACCTGATGAAGAGCGGTGCGGTGCAGCGCGGCTGGCTCGGCGTCGAAATTCAGCCGGTCACCTCGGACATCGCCGAATCGCTCGGTCTGAAGTCCAACAATGGCGCGTTGGTGTCGAGCGCCCAGGATGATGGCCCCGGTAAAAAGGCCGGCATTACGGCTGGCGACGTCATCACCCAGGTCGAGGGCAAGGATGTCGCTTCGCCGAAGGAACTCGCCCGCCTGATCGGCGCCTATTCACCGGGGAAGTCGGTCGACGTCACGGTCTGGCGCGATGGCAAGAGCCAGACGATCAAGGTCGATCTCGGCAAGTTGCCGGCCAGCGACAAGCAGGCCTCGATCGATCAGCAGCAGCAGCCCGCTGCTCCGGCCAAGCCCGACACGCTGGCCGATCTCGGCCTCACCGTCACCAAGTCCGAAAACGGCAAGGGTCTTGTGGTGACCGAT contains these protein-coding regions:
- a CDS encoding CopG family transcriptional regulator, which produces MTTSTTMTIRVSSETKLKLERIAADTRRSKSFLAAEAVSAYVDRELEIIEGIKRGMADASAGRVVPHDDAMAEIDAVIEGVEANRRGNR
- a CDS encoding serine protease; translated protein: MNIAPNSYSRTRKRLLAAAASVAVAGAIGVGALTSGTSPVLADAVRVEAPQVQGFADVVERVSPAVVSVKVKAKIQPTADDGSDDQDGFDNLPNNPQLRRFFKEFRGFGDQNGQNDDGHRRFGHRDRSNNDQPRPVAQGSGFFISEDGYLVTNNHVVEEGTAFTVVTSDGKELDAKLVGTDPRTDLAVLKVDGGGKFTYVDFADDSKVRVGDWVVAVGNPFGLGGTVTAGIVSARGRDIGAGPYDDFLQIDASVNRGNSGGPTFNLNGQVVGINTAIFSPSGGSVGIAFDIPASTAKQVVEDLMKSGAVQRGWLGVEIQPVTSDIAESLGLKSNNGALVSSAQDDGPGKKAGITAGDVITQVEGKDVASPKELARLIGAYSPGKSVDVTVWRDGKSQTIKVDLGKLPASDKQASIDQQQQPAAPAKPDTLADLGLTVTKSENGKGLVVTDVDPDSAAADRGIQPGDIITAVNSNEVSGTDDVTKAMTDAVKAGRKAVLMQITRDNNNRFVALPVAKG